From Nerophis ophidion isolate RoL-2023_Sa linkage group LG15, RoL_Noph_v1.0, whole genome shotgun sequence, one genomic window encodes:
- the LOC133569894 gene encoding tissue factor-like — translation LCRLGGNKQRNSNCIRTSATTCDLTSSLTDVNACYVADILSEPPLGATSDLIEFPYTRSPKFCPYKETDIGRPEFKLEVSGDKRKTTLFVTDPLTALFKDDQQMNVRDVFSEQLQYKVTYRRNKSTGKKVYISKTNVMEIPNLDRGESYCFTVQAFIPSRSIDKQLGKPSRTQCSNDDNESFFDVYSVGVIAGAVLLILLLVIAIVVLTIVCYRRRKKSKESEKEGVPLRSV, via the exons CTTTGCAGGCTTGGCGGGAACAAACAGAGGAACTCTAACTGCATACGGACTTCAGCGACTACTTGTGACCTGACCAGCTCTCTAACTGACGTCAACGCTTGCTATGTGGCAGACATCCTGTCTGAACCCCCTCTGGGAGCGACCTCTGACCTCATCGAGTTCCCCTACACTAGATCGCCAAAATTCTGCCCCTACAAGGAAA CGGATATCGGCAGACCCGAGTTCAAGCTGGAGGTGAGCGGCGACAAAAGGAAGACGACACTTTTCGTAACGGACCCTCTGACGGCCTTGTTCAAAGACGACCAGCAGATGAACGTCAGGGACGTTTTCTCGGAGCAGCTCCAGTACAAAGTCACGTACCGCAGGAATAAGAGCACCGGCAAG AAAGTCTACATCTCCAAGACCAACGTGATGGAAATACCCAACCTGGACCGAGGGGAGAGTTACTGTTTTACGGTTCAAGCCTTCATTCCCAGCCGAAGCATCGATAAACAGCTGGGAAAACCGAGCCGTACCCAGTGTTCCAACGACGACAATGAAAGCTTCTTTGATG TGTATTCAGTCGGTGTGATTGCAGGCGCCGTGCTGCTTATTTTGCTGCTCGTCATCGCCATCGTCGTGTTAACCATCGTGTGCTACAGGCGCAGGAAGAAAAGTAAGGAAAGCGAGAAAGAAGGCGTTCCACTGCGGAGTGTGTAA